The Desertifilum tharense IPPAS B-1220 genome includes a region encoding these proteins:
- the aroQ gene encoding type II 3-dehydroquinate dehydratase, with protein MFSVLVLHGPNLNLLGQREPGIYGSVTLADINQMLEAEGRSLQTQVSTFQSNHEGALVDAIHQALNLHQGLLINAGAYTHTSVAIRDAIAAVALPTVEVHLSNIYRREEFRHHSYIAPIAIGQISGFGAQSYRLGLQALIEYLKTQTPKS; from the coding sequence TTGTTTAGCGTTTTAGTATTGCACGGTCCGAACCTCAACCTGTTAGGTCAACGCGAACCCGGAATTTACGGGAGTGTCACCCTAGCTGACATTAACCAAATGCTCGAAGCAGAAGGGCGATCGCTTCAGACCCAAGTCTCCACCTTTCAATCGAACCATGAAGGGGCACTTGTTGATGCCATTCACCAAGCCCTGAACCTGCATCAAGGTCTATTGATCAATGCCGGAGCCTACACGCATACCAGCGTAGCCATTCGAGACGCGATCGCCGCCGTTGCCCTCCCCACCGTTGAAGTCCATCTCAGCAACATCTATCGGCGCGAAGAATTCCGCCATCACTCCTACATTGCGCCCATTGCCATTGGGCAAATTAGCGGATTTGGCGCTCAAAGCTACCGCCTAGGCTT